The sequence CGTCCGATTTTGGTAAAACGTGGCAAGTGTATCGATACTTCGCGCACAACTGCGAAAAGTACTTCCCTGGAGTGTCTACGGAACAACCTCAGAGACTGACGGATGTTATCTGCGAGACGAGGTATTCCGCCGTGGCGCCATCGTCTGGAGGTGATGTTATCTTTAGGTATGTAAATAACGATAACCAGGGATCATTTAACTTCAATAGCACAACGCTGCGTTTAGATACGTTGCATGTAACTGACATTTCTAATGATTACATCTTTCAGTGATTAATTTACAGAGTATGTGTCTTGTAATTCGAGATATGATTTTATGTATATGATTATTttgatggaaaataattaagaatcgTTATTGTATAAAGAAAGTGTGACagatgaaaatgattttatgtttacattttttaaattatgacaAATAATTTGGTTCTCAATGGATTAACACTTAGCTAACTGAATAGGGAGATCTCCCCTCTGTAAAATACATCGCTGCGTGACCGAACGGGGAGATCTCCCTTTTTGATTTTTGCAacgcgttttcttcttttttgttattatcagttattgtTTACCTGGAAATGTTTCCAATTAATTGCGCcactttttctacttttataaagtacagtGTATGATAAAATACACCAATTTAGTGCtgttaaaatgaattaaaaagttacactATCAGTTAtgactaaataaagttataatcgaaCAACACCAcattgtgaaaaaatattaaaatgcattatgaatttttaatttcacgttcaagtcgtgttatttatctttaatcatctttaatgtttttaattttacctatattttttatacttttattatatacttttgattttatgttttgtataaacaatatgtgaaatctctaaataatatcattaccataaaatataattgaccacttaaataatttttagacttctttgttttttaagtaGTGAACATTAGTCCTCGATACTTGGAAAAATGCGCGGTGGACAGCTTGTCCGAGCGCGATGAGTAACATATAGCTCATTGTGGCGCGCGCGGTTGGCTAAGTGTTAAACACAATTACTTTACTTATctgaataataattgaataaatttttcattgtttccaGAGTATTGCCTCAGAATTTGGAGATAGACAACCCCTACTCCAAGGAAGTGCAGAACCAACTGAAAATAACGAACCTTCGCATAAACATGACTAGGTTGCACACTCTAGGAGACGATCTTCTCGACGACCGCGCAGAAATTCGAGAGAAATATTACTATGCCATTCAAAACATAGTGATTCGCGGATCTTGTTCCTGTTACGGTCACGCGTCTAGATGTCTTCCGCTTCCTGGAGTTCCTGATGAGGAAAACATGGTGCACGGCAGATGCGAGTGTACTCATAATACTACGGGCTTGAATTGTGAAAAATGTCAAGACTTTTACAATGACCTTCCGTGGAAACCAGCTGTTGGAAAACAGACGAACGCTTGTAGACCTTGTATTTGTAACAATCACACGAACTCTTGCCATTTCGACGAAGctgtttatgaaaattctgGAAGAGTATCTGGCGGTGTTTGCGATGACTGTCAACACAATACTATGGGAAAGAACTGTGAACTCTGCAAACCATTCTTCTATCACGACGTGACTAAAGATATTACTCATCCTGAAGCATGTCTGCGTAAGTTGCTTATCTATTACTAGTATCAATCACATCTTTGGTAGATTTTGTTCCATTAGAAGACttcggatttttatacatctatgggaaatttaaagataatcCGAATTTCTCTTCATAGTGTACTTCatgataaatggaattttaaactttcttttttcttatctatTCGTAGCTTGTGACTGCGACCTAGGTGGTTCCTTGGACGACGGTATATGCGATTCGATAACCAATCCTCTCACCGGAGGCGAATCTGGCCGCTGTAACTGTAAAGCAAATGTCGAAGGTCGTCGTTGCGATCGTTGTAAAAATGGTTTCTGGAACTTCGATCCTGAAAATCCCGAGGGATGTCAAGGTATTGATTCGTAAACGGTTTAgcacaaatttttctttcacgatTTAGGATACGTTTGGTTAAATTTTTCTCCAGATTTTTCAAGCAGCAGatgatataaatttccaaaattaataaaagaagtgaaaataaattgttctgTTTAGCTTGCACCTGCAACATCCTGGGTACCATCGACAATCGTGGATGTAATATGGTAACTGGCGAGTGTACTTGCAAGCGTTACGTTACTGCTCGCGATTGTAACCAATGTCTCCCAGAATATTGGGGACTTTCGGAAGATCCAGACGGTTGCAAGCCTTGCGATTGCGATCCTGGTGGTTCCTATGAGAATTCTTGCGACGTAGTCACTGGCCAGTGCCGCTGTAGACCTCACGTCAGCGGCAGAACTTGTAACCAACCTGAACAAAGCTACTACACTGGATCGTTAGACTTTCTCATTTACGAGGGTGAATTATCCAGAGCCAGCGatgtaattattcaatttttttctggttaaaaataattaaaaggtCAACTTATAGATTGccgaaatataaaacacaattTCTTCTTGCGAATATTTCTATAACTTTGTTTGTAATGTAATCTATTTTAGAATTGCCAAGTGGTGATAAGAGAGCCCTATCGCGACGGAAGGAATAGTACGTGGACCGGAACTGGCTTTATGAAAGCACTCGAAGGTTCAGTGTTGAATTTCACGATCGACGATATACGTAAAAGTTTGTGGTACGATATCATCGTACGATATGAGCCAGTTCAGGCTGGATCTTGGGAGAATGTTCAAATAATCATCGAGAGAGAAAGTCCAGTGGATCCGAATGGTCCTTGTGCCGAATGGAGACCCGAGTACGATCAACTATACGCGCAACTTCCCTTAAGATCGAGAAGCGTCGTTGTGCAACCATCCGTTTGTTTGGAAGCAGGGAAACGATACAATATTCTGTTACAATTCCGTAAATTCAATAATCACATGGACACACCGTCCGCGTCCATTTTGGTCGACTCTATCGTCCTGAGACCGAAAATAGACTCCATTCCTTTCTTTAAAACGCCTGTAGTTGGTGAACTTCGTCGACAGGAATACGAAATATATCATTGTAGTGATTTCTATAACGATTTTAACGCCATAACGAATAATATCCCGGACGTTTGCAAGAAGTATCAAAATAGTATCGGTTACTACGTTTATGACGGAGCACATTCTTGCGAGTGTAATCCGACTGGATCGCACAGTTTGCTGTGTGAAAATTACGGAGGCACGTGCCCTTGTAAACAAAACGTTGTTGGCAGGCGTTGCGATCGTTGCGCGCCTGGTACTTACGGATTTAGTCCGGAGGGTTGCATTCCCTGTGATTGCGACGGTGTAGGGGCGCTGGATAATTTTTGCGACATCGAAACAGGTCGATGCAAATGTCGACCAAATACTTATGGCAGAACTTGCGGTCAATGCGAACCTGGCTTCTGGAATTTCCCTCATTGTCAACGGTGCGAGTGTAATGGTCATGCTGAAAGTTGTGATTCCAAGACAGGCGCCTGTATAAATTGTCGGGACTACACGACCGGACACAATTGTGATAGATGCATCGAGACGTATTACGGTGATCCTAGGATCGGTGTGGATATTCCATGTAGAGCGTGTCCTTGTCCGGGTAAGTTAGATTAGATtagtaatgaaatataaatatatatatatatatatatactatgtatagatataaaattttcatggTATCTTGTCGGCTGTTTTGTATAGACCCTACATGCATAATGTTTATTTACTAAAGTGTTATTCATTCGCcaaattttcacaaatttataGGAACCATAGATTCTGGACATTCGTACGCCGAGAGTTGTTCTCTAGACCCGGTGACTCACGACGTGATTTGCGAATGTTTCGATGGATACACCGGTCCGCGTTGTGAAAGCTGCGCGGAGAACTATTTCGGTAATCCTGAAGTTCCCGGTGGTAGCTGTGAGTCCTGTAATTGCAACAATAACACGGACTTACGTCGACCTGGAAATTGCGATCCTGAAACTGGACGCTGTCTTCAATGTCTCTACAACACTGATGGAGCCAACTGTCAGATTTGCAAGGCAGGATTTTACGGAAATGCTCTGGAACAGGATTGCGAGGACTGCATGTGCGACGTTTTGGGTACAGATAGAAACGCTGGTCCTTGTGACCATCGA comes from Bombus pyrosoma isolate SC7728 linkage group LG2, ASM1482585v1, whole genome shotgun sequence and encodes:
- the LOC122571921 gene encoding laminin subunit beta-1 isoform X2, translated to MARAFSQAIFATLLLAIIIVSDIAEPQSGRERVIPARGAQIKRKHPCEQSSCYPSTGNLLIGRKNRLAASSTCGLTKPERYCIVSHLKERKKCFFCDASSPNKQHNIENVVTDKNWWQAENGVENVTIRFDLEAEFHFTHSIIRFKTFRPAKMLIERSSDFGKTWQVYRYFAHNCEKYFPGVSTEQPQRLTDVICETRYSAVAPSSGGDVIFRVLPQNLEIDNPYSKEVQNQLKITNLRINMTRLHTLGDDLLDDRAEIREKYYYAIQNIVIRGSCSCYGHASRCLPLPGVPDEENMVHGRCECTHNTTGLNCEKCQDFYNDLPWKPAVGKQTNACRPCICNNHTNSCHFDEAVYENSGRVSGGVCDDCQHNTMGKNCELCKPFFYHDVTKDITHPEACLPCDCDLGGSLDDGICDSITNPLTGGESGRCNCKANVEGRRCDRCKNGFWNFDPENPEGCQACTCNILGTIDNRGCNMVTGECTCKRYVTARDCNQCLPEYWGLSEDPDGCKPCDCDPGGSYENSCDVVTGQCRCRPHVSGRTCNQPEQSYYTGSLDFLIYEGELSRASDNCQVVIREPYRDGRNSTWTGTGFMKALEGSVLNFTIDDIRKSLWYDIIVRYEPVQAGSWENVQIIIERESPVDPNGPCAEWRPEYDQLYAQLPLRSRSVVVQPSVCLEAGKRYNILLQFRKFNNHMDTPSASILVDSIVLRPKIDSIPFFKTPVVGELRRQEYEIYHCSDFYNDFNAITNNIPDVCKKYQNSIGYYVYDGAHSCECNPTGSHSLLCENYGGTCPCKQNVVGRRCDRCAPGTYGFSPEGCIPCDCDGVGALDNFCDIETGRCKCRPNTYGRTCGQCEPGFWNFPHCQRCECNGHAESCDSKTGACINCRDYTTGHNCDRCIETYYGDPRIGVDIPCRACPCPGTIDSGHSYAESCSLDPVTHDVICECFDGYTGPRCESCAENYFGNPEVPGGSCESCNCNNNTDLRRPGNCDPETGRCLQCLYNTDGANCQICKAGFYGNALEQDCEDCMCDVLGTDRNAGPCDHRTGQCSCLPHVIGLLCDSCEENHWRIASGQGCDPCECDAVGSVSDRCNPYDGTCECRPGFGGRRCNECQTNYWGNPNVECYPCDCDLTGSASQQCDRETGMCVCHKGIGGEKCDQCDRGYYGNAPQCNPCGECFDNWDLTLTGLRNKTNLVIEEASRIQKVGTTGVYSQEFDDMVESLDQVQALISNASIRSQDLDELNDLAIDLNNKKLESTKKLEEVNNLLENVSQRVNLGDAALKNLKNRTNNLHQAAADLKENATRLQEENVLGALNVTQQMAEQSRQAEKMANDTSNVLADAERFRKHTESLLAKNRAFVIEAQERNQESLNKINEELKNFDGIMPGLNLEMCGDNVTDCSSVCGGAGCGFCGGLSCDAGAVTKANQALDVAKKQAAEIKNHKDEAEQLLRNMVQVKRDATAARSNAQDAFNHALRARNLTDTLSKDLADINKRLRNILEEDQPTPAMVRDLANEVLAKNIKLKPDEIKILADRIKSIVGSLTDSEKILADTRDDLQLAEKLKNDADRAKEEAIAKQNLANKVVILLSDAQRAQDRAQAAIDQAERDVKRFENDLEEIAEVTRGAQMQANSTTQTVDSLDARLKQLQTQSVRNDFVLNEEIRVEARKVADEAQKVDAKTKELAMEYRKADEALNSRANKSKGNILRAKKLLQKASELTADTSTKLKDLDGMESVYRDNERMLSDLMAEVDSLNGEMEKYLAEIEQKAQRYKHCTP